TCTAATTTATAAAAAGAATTTTATTCTTTTATCCCTATATTTATTATTTATAACTTAATTTATCGTGCTCTTCTGGACTATATGATTTAATAAATTCTGTCATTAAATCAACTGTAGCTTGAATATCTACAAGTGATGCAAGTCCGATTGGACTGTGAAGATATCTTTGTGGAATTGAGATAGTCATAACGGCTGCTCCACCGCATCCGTATTGAAGTTCAGCAGCATCTGTACCACCACCTTCAGCTACATATTTGTAAGCAGGAATGTCTTTAGCTTTAGCTACATTCATTACATAATTAATTAATTTCGGATCAGGTAATGTTCCACCATCTTTAACAAGGATGCTTACACCTTTTCCAAGCACTGGTGTTCCAGGAATACATCCTGTTGTATCATGAGCAGCTCCTGTATCAACTGCAAAAGCAACATCAGGATTAATGATGCTTACAGATGTTTTAGCACCTCTAGTCCCAACTTCTTCTTGAACTGTTCCAACTAAATAAACATCACAATCAAGTTCTAAATCAGCAATGTTATTTGCAATAGCTTCAAGCGCTGTAACTCCAGCACGGTTATCCATCGATTTACCACCAATGATGTTATTTGCAAATTCAATTGTTTCACCAGCAATGTAAATTGGATCTCCAATTGCAATTCCAGCTTTTGTAACTTCTTCATCACTTGTAAATCCTAAGTCAACAAAAAGTTCTTTAGCTTCAATTGCTTTAGTGAATTTTTCTCTTTCTAAAATGTGAATTGAAGTGTGTCCAAAAACTCCAACAAATCTTTTTCCTTCAGATTGAGTTACCACAGTTGCTTTAGTACCAATTACAACATTTGGTCATACTCCACCAACTGTAGTTACCATAATGTTCCCATTTTTTTGGATGCTTCTAACCATGTATCCAACTTCATCCATGTGAGCTGCTAACATAACTTTTGGAGCATTTTCTCTTTTTGATTTTTTGAAGAAAATAACTGAGCCAAGAGCATCTCTTGAAATTTCAAAACCACTTTTGATTGATTTTTTAAGCTCATTCACAATTGGTTCTTCAAAACGAGAAATAGCTTCAATGTTCATGTAAACATTAAGTCTTTCTGCTAATTTTGAGTATTTTTTATCCATAAATAAACCTCTTTAATAAATATTGTTTTTAATTAATTCAATTTTATAGAAATATTTAGAAAATTAACTATTTTCAATTAAATCTTTGTATCAATAGAATGACTTTTTAGGGTAACGCGCAAAATCACCAGTTCCATCATCATGACGATCGACATAGATAAACCCATATCTTTTTGCAAATTGACCAGTTGTAGCTGAAACTAAGTCAATGCACCCTCACATTGTGTACCCAAAAAGATCAACTCCATCATTAATTGCTGCTTCCATCGCTTTAACATGCTCTGCAAGGTAAGCAATCCGGTAATCGTCTTCAATTGTGTTATCTTCGTTTTTAACATCAATAGCTCCAAGTCCATTTTCTGAGACAAAAAGCGGAATTTGGTATCTAGTATAAAGCTCATTTAATGTGTATCTAAGTCCATCTGGATCAATTTGTCAACCTCAATCACTTGATTTTAAATAAGGGTTTTTAAGTCCAAATTCAAAGTTTCCACCTTTAGATTTTTCAGCACTTCCAGCTACATCTTCCACACTAGTTGAATAGTAACTAAAAGTGAAATAATCAACTGTTCCGTGTTTTAAAAGCTCAAGGTCTTGCTCAGTAATATCAAGGCTAATTCCATTATCTTTTCAGTATTTTTTAGCAAAATATGGATATTCACCTCTTACAAGCACATCAGCTGCATAATAAATTCGATGATTCATTTTTTCTTGAGCAGCAAGCACATTTGCTGGGTTGCAATTATAAGGGTATTTAGTAGACATTAAAAGCATGCAACCAATTTTAAAATTTGGATATTCCTCATGAGCAATTTTTGTAGCAATGGCACTAGCAACAAATTGATGGTGAAGTGCTTGTAATTTAGTTTCCAGATCCACATTTCACTCATTCATTGAAATTCCGTTAGCATTTTTATCAATGATTCCTAGTGATAAAAATGCTCCAAGTGGGTGAAGAAGTGGCATATTAATTTCGTTAAATGTAATTCAATATTTAACTTTATCTTTGTATCTTTCAAAGATTACTCTCACATAGTTTTCAAAAAACTTAATTGTTTCTCTGCTTTTGAATCCATCATATTTAAGCGCTAAATTAAGTGGAAGTTCATAGTGTGAAATAGTTACAATAGGTTCAATATTGTACTTAATTAACTCATCAAGTAAAGAATCGTAGAACTTTAAACCTTCTTCGTTTGGCACTTTATCATCACCATTTGGGAAGATTCTACTTCATGCAATTGAGAAACGATAACATTTAAAACCCATTTTTGCAAAAAGCGCAATATCTTCTTTATAAAACTGATAATGCTTAACTGCATCTGCATTTGGATAAAAAGCATTTTCATCGCGGATATAAGTTACTCTTCTTGGTCTATCCACATCACCACCAGTAAGAGCATCTGTTACTGATAAACCTTTTCCTCCTTGGTTATAAAAACCTTCAAGTTGATTAGCAGCAGTAGCTCCACCTCAAAGGAAATTCTTTGGAAATTTACTCATTTTTCTTGCTCCTTAAATTAAATTCATTGTTATTAAAATTTTAAATTATTTTGGTTTTTAAAGCTAATAAATTGTGCTTTTCCCATACTTATTAGGTACAAAATAACCTTCAATATTTGGTATAATTTAAATTAAAATAAGGGAATAAAAAATAATCAAATTTTAAAGGGGATTTATGGTCAAAAAAATTAAAAAAGGATTTTTTGCTTTAGCATTAGCCTTGCCACTTTTTGCATTAATTTCAGCAGCTAAAACAATTAATTTTCCTAGCACAAATACACAAAAGTTAACTTCAGAGACAGCTCAGAAAATTGCAAACGGAACTATTAAATTGGAAGGTGGATTTTATGATTCACTTCTTTTAAATCAACCAATTTTAGATCCAGAAGCAGATGATGATGGAGACGGTATTAAAAACAAAGATGAAATCTTTACATATTTTAGAGATGGAACTGAGTATTACGGCTTAAATTCGCACCCCCGTATGCAAGATACAGACGGAGATGGAATTATCGATTCTCAAGACCAAAATAAACTTGAATGAGATCTTTCTCCTCGTGATATGCTCTTTTTCCAAGAATTAGCTTACCGTGAAACAAAAACCATCTTTAGTATGTTTAATGATGATAATTTTCTTGATTTTAAAAATGATGTTCAAGCTACTTTAAATTTAGCAGAGCCTGGCAAGTATTCTAATGAAAAATATATGCTAAATTCATATGTAAATATGCAATATGAGCTTGCTCGTTTTTGAAAACCTGTTTATATTTATGATGGGCCAAACGGGTATAATGCAATTTGATTTACAAACCAAAGTGATTTCCCTTGATTAAAAAACCAAACCTTAAATGTTCTTGCTATTAGAGGTACAAAAGGTGGAGGTGATTTAGGTGCTGATGGAAAAATTTTCTTCGGTACGCGCCCTGCACAATTATATGAAAATGTAAATCAAGCTTCTTGATATTGACAATCATGAAATTTAAGAAACCCTAAAAATGTTAAGAATTTTAAACCTGAAAACTTTAATACAAAACAACTTGATTGATTAAATACACAAAATGTTGTGAAATTCGCTGTAACCGGGCACTCTCTTGGGGGATATTTAGCTAACGGTTTAGCTGGATATTTAAAAATAAACAAAAAAGATGGTGCTAAAAGTACAAACTTTTTAGGATCATGAACTTTTAATGCTCCAAAAAACAAAGATTCAGAATTTGAAAAAGCGATAAATGAGTGAATTGATGCAAAAATGTCCCACAATTATCGAACTGAAGGTGACTCAATGGGTACTTGAGTTGGATGATTCAAAAATGTGGAAGTTGTAGGACCTGGTGGACACAGCAATGCTGAGTTTTTCAAAAAAGACATAGTTGCTAAGAAATTTACAAATGGAATTAGAAAAGCTGCTGAAGTTGTAGAAAATCCGCAACCACAACTTTTAAACCTTGCTTCTACTAACAAAATTCTAAATGTTAGATACATCAAAAGATTTAGTGGCAATGTTGTTGCTGAATTTGCGAATGTATTTACTAACCAAAAAAGGTTTGCAGATAAAATAAAAAAAGGTTTACCAGCTGGATATAGCTTTGTTTATCCAGATCGAATAAACAATCTTAGCTTAGATTCTCATGATGTTGAAATTAATTTAGATTATCACAATCTTATTTACAATTTCAAGTTAAATGGAAAGATTATTAACACCCAACAATTTGGAATAAATGTTGAAAATGTAGAAGCTCCTGTACCTACAATCCCTACAAATAGCAATATTCGGAAAAAATATGTTCTTAAAAACCTTGAATCAATTCCAGTAGTAACTGATTTTACAAAATCAGCAACTTTTAACATTGACTTAGAAGAAGTAGATAACAAAGCAGATACAACAATAAACTTTATTGATAGTGCAACGGGGCAAAAACTTGAAACTACCATCACAAAAAATACTTATTTAGATGAAAACATTACTTTTGATTCTCAGTGATTAAATGGTGATTATAAATTAACAAATCCAAACACTACAATTACTGTAGGACAAGTAAATAATATTGAAGTAACTCCTATAAATTTCATTCAAAACTTTAACTACTTTTTAAATGGAAAAGTTGTTGATAGAAAAACACATGCTTCTTTAAAATCGCAAGCATTAACTACTCCAGAATTACCAAAAAATCCTAATTTACATAAAGGATATCGAATTACTTCAAACACAATTACAAACCAAACAGAAGAAGCACAAAGTTGAGATGTTGTTCTTGAAGAATTTGAACTTCCAAAAGTTAATACAACATTTAACTTTACATACAATTCTGAAATTATTTCAACCCAAGTTATTAATGATTGAAGTGATGTTTTAATTACAAAAGATAGATTAGTTATTCCAACTCACTACCTTGCTAACTCTTTAGAAGCTAATTATGAAGCAAATAACACCTACACTATTGAACTTTCAAAAGAACAATACACATTAACATATAAATTTATGTTTGGTGATTCTTTAGTTAAAAGTGTAGATATTGTAGTCCCTTATAACGAAGAATACACTCTTCCTTCAGTTCCTACTTCTAATTCTAATGACTTTGAATATAGCCTTGTAAACGCGTTAGAAAAAGTGCGAAATGTGGATCGAAGCCAAACAATAACTGTACAATTACAAAAAGATACAGTAACTACCGTAATTAATTTTGTTTACAAAAATGAAACAATCGAAACAGCACAAATTGTAAAAGCTCCTAGCTACACAGTTACAATGAGCGATGTACATTTACCACAAGGGTATATGCTTGAAAATCCAGGTCAAACAAATATTACAACTGGAAGTGAAAATAATATTGAAGTTAACTTAATCAATAGAACAAGCACATTCACATTAAAAGAAGGTGATGAAGTTATTTCTACTACTAAGGTAACAAAGCGTTTTGATCGAAAAATTTCTGCTAGTGAAATTGATATTCCAAATGGATTTGTCTTAGAAAATACAAACCAAGATTTTACCCCTGGTGAAAATTACGATCTAAGCTTAATTAGAAATAAATATACTTTAACATACAATTTCATTTATCAAAATCAAGTTATTAAAACAGAAACAATAACTGTGCCTTATCATAAAGATTATGTTGTGCCTACTATTCCTAATTCAAATAGTGATGATTTTGTCTTTGAAGCCCAAAATTCAAGCAATTTAGAAAAAATTGCACTTGTTGAAAGAGATGAAACAATCAATGTTGATCTTGTTAAAAAACAAACAAATACAGTAATTAAATACTATGATACAAACCATCTTTTAATCAAAACTCAAACTATTACAAAATCTCCACTTTATGTAGTAACTCAAAATGATTTAGTTCTACCTAAAAATTACATTTTGAATTCTCAGGTTAATATCACAACTGGTCAAGTAAATGAAATTACCTTAAATAAAGAAAAACTTAGAAGTTTAATTAAGTACTTCTATAAAGGTTTTGAGCTTGCTAACCAATTAGTTGTTAAAGATTTTGATGCCTTTATTCATGAATCTGATTTAATCTTGCCAACTGGTTATGTTTTAGCAAACAAAAACCATTTATCCCTTAAAAATGGGGTTGAACATACAATTGAACTTGAAAGACAATCATTTACAGTTACTTATTCATTCTACGATCAAGAAGAAAAAGTTGGAATCGAAACTATTAATGTACTTTATGATGAAAGCTATGCTTTACCACCAATTCCGACTTCAAAAAACCCAGATTATGACTATGTACTTCATAGTGATTATAAAGCTGTTAAACATGTCACTGAAAATCTACACTTTGATGTTCAATTAGTAAGAGCGGTAATTAACACAACTGTAAATTATTACTTTAATAACACCTTAATTAGCACTCAAACATTCACAAAAGCTCCTTCACATGAAATTACTATCTCTGATTTAACTGTTCCTAGTGGATACGCTCTTGTAAATAAAAAAGCTGTTATTCAAAAAGGTGATGTCAATGATTTACAATTAACCGATAATGTTATTCAAACCAAGTTCATTTTTATAAATAACAATCAAGAAATTGATTCAATTACAATTTCGCAATCTGATAATTCAGTAATTGAATTAGGTGAAATTACTTTACCAAAAGGTTATAGAGTATCTAGCAGCGCTTCTAAACGCGAATTTACTCCAGGAAGCACTTACAAAGTTGAAGTTGAGAAAAAGACTTTCGAAGTAGTGTATAAATTCGTTTTTGAAAACAATGTTGTTGCTAAAGAAATTGTTTCTGTTCCTTACTTAGAGTCAGTTCCAAGTGTTGAAATTCCTGATTCAGGAACTAACTCTTTTAAATATAAACTTCAAGGTAGCTGACCAAGTGTTAACAGCGTAGAAGATGATCAAGAAGTTGTAATTAATTTAGTTAAAGATCAAGTAACTACAAAAATTAATTACTTCTATGAAGGTCAAAAAATTAGTAGCCAAAACTTTATTTCATATTCAGGATATCCAATTAATAAAAATGACTTATTAATTCCAATTTATTTTGAGCTTGAAAATGAAAATGTAATGCTTCAAACAGGAACTGAAAATAATTTAGTTTTAGTTCCTCAAAAAATTAAAACAACCTTTGTTTTTAGAGATAAAAATCAAGATGTTGCTACTCAAGTAGTTCTTATTCCTTTTAACGGAGAAATCTCAATTCAAGACATTAACATTCCTAATGGATATGTTCTTAATCAAGAAACTCCTACTACTTTTGCTCCTAGCGAAGAATATGTATTAGAAGTTTCTAAAAAACAATTTACCCTAAAATATCGCTTTATTTTCAATAATAAAATTATCCAAGAAAATGATGTTCAGGTTCTTTATCATGAAAGCTACCAAGTTCCTACTTTTAAAGAAACTGGAAACCTTGTAGCTCCAAAAAACATCACAGTTATTGAAAATGTTGAAAATGACCAAGTGATTGATGTTGTTTTACAAGACAAAAATGAGCTTGATAATAAAGGTTATTCAATGGCTAGATGAAAAGTGTTTTTAATCACTATTTCAGCCCTTATAGCCCCAATTGGAGCGATCTTCTTAGCTCTTAAATTCATTTTCAAAATATGATAAAACTTGCTAATTTTAGGCAAATAAAAACACCGTTACCAAAATAGGTAATGGTGTTTTTGTATAAAAAAACTTACTCGATGAGTAAGGTTTATTGGTGCCTTAGACAGGACTTGAACCTGCACGGATAAATCCAGCGGATTTTGAGTCCGCAGCGTCTACCATTCCACCACTAAGGCAAAAATAATTAATAATTATTTTTGATTCTTTGATAATTTTTCTCGTTTTTGAATTTATAAAATTCAAAAAGATCATCATAAGTAAATCCAAGTTTTACAAATGCACCCAAAGCAATTCTGAATGATCTTTTGATTCTTCTTTTCACTAATAGGGTGTTTTTATTATACATTATTTTAGATATGGATAGAAAAAGTTTCTGGAACTGCACATTGATATCATCGCTTAAAACAAGCGGTTCGATAATAGGTTCAATGTTGTATGTGTTAGCAAAATTGACAAAGAAATGCACTAAATCAGCAAATTCTTCAAGCACTAATTCACGATTAACGTTTTTGTTGACTTTTCAATACTTAAAAGACTGCACTTCATTAATAAATTCACCAGCTTCTACAATTAAAGCTAGAGTTCTTTGAATATGAATATCTTGCTCGGTTAAATTAGGATGCATTTGTTTTGTTTTAATGCTAAATTCTTTATCTAAATCTTTTTGCATTTCAAAAATTTTACTTAAATTCATAGTAAAAATTATAACACCCTCAAGCTAAAATTCGCAAAATAAACTTGATTATTAGGATATTTTTAAGTTTAAGAAACTTAAAGTTTATGTGTGTAATTAAAGCGCTCTAAAACCCTAATACCCCTTAAATTTGCACCTATAAGGTCGCGTGCTATATCCAACCCGGAAACTAGGAGCCGCTATTAAGGGGGCATTAAAAATTAAAAAACAAGCAGCACTTGCTACTTGTTTAAGAATTATCAGGATTGGAATTATTCTTCAAAATTATCAAATTCGAAATCGTCGCTACCAAATGTTTCTTGACCTTGGAAATCTTCGATTTCTAAATCTGAAAGATCAAAGTCAACATTTTCAAGTGATAATTGAGGAACGATGTTTTGTGGATCAAATTTATCTTGGAAGTATGAACGTGGATCACGAATGTCGTATTTTCCTTTAAGTTCATAATTTGAGTTTGTTCCAGCAGGAATTTTACGTCCTAAAATAATGTTTTCTTTAAGTCCGTGAAGGTGGTCAACTCTGTTGCTAATAGCTGAGTTAACAAGCACTTTAGCTGTTTCTTGGTATGAAGCAGCTGAAAGGAATGAGTCACTAAGTAAAGGAGTTTGTTTAGCTCCACGAATTTTAACTTCACCAAAGGCTGGACGTTTTCCTTGAGCAAGTAAACGACCATTTTCTCTTTGATATACGAACATATCTACTAAGCTTCCTGTAAAGAATGATGAATCTCCTGAATCGGTAATCATAATTTTTGAAAGCATTTGACGAATGATAATTTCGATGTATTTATCTGAAATTGTAATCCCTTGAAGACGGTAAAGTCTTTGAATTTCTTTTAAAAGGTAGTTTTGTACAGCACGTGTATCTGCATATTGAAGAAGTTGGTTAAGAATAATTGGTCCTTCAAGAAGTTTTTGTCCACTAAATACGTGATCTCCAACTTTAACTCTAAGTTTTTGTGAAACTTTTCCGTTGTGAACTTCTTTTTCTAAGTTTCCATCTTTGTTTTTGTATGTAACTTCGATAAGGATTGTATCTGTATCTTTTCCTTCTTTGTTTTTGCTATTGTAAATTGCTGTAACTTCACCAGTTACTTTAGAAATAACAGCTGGTCTACCTCAAGGAGCATCGAAGGCATCGATAAGCTCAATAAGTCTACCGAATCCACCAGTAATATCTTCAACCCCGGCAACCCCTCCGGTATGGAATGTACGCATGGTAAGCTGTGTTCCAGGTTCTCCGATACTTTGAGCAGCTACAATACCAACTGCTTCACCGATGTTAACGATTCTGTTTGACGCAAGGTCTTTTCCGTAACATTTTTTACATACCCCATTACGTGTATGACATGAAAGTACTGAACGAATTTCAACTTCTTCTTTTCCGTATTTTTTGGTAATTAAAGTTGCAATTTCAGGTGTAATGAATGTATTTGATTTAACAACAACATTTCCGTTTTCATCGTAAATATCTTTGTTTGTGAATCTTCCTTCGATTCTTTCTGCAAGAGATTCAATAACTGTGTCAGTTTTGGTATCTTTAATGTCTTTAACAACAAATCCAAAGTCACTTCCACAATCTTCTTCACGTACAACGATTCCTTGAGCAACGTCAACTAATCTACGTGTTAAGTATCCAGATTTAGCGGTGTTAAGCGCAGTATCTGTAAGTCCTTTTCTGGCCCCGTGGGTTGATGAATAAAATTCATATGCACTAAGTCCATCAAGGAATGATGATTTAACAGGAATTTCAACTGTACTACGAACCACACGGTCGTTTTCAGCATCGGCTTTAAGAATTTTGGTGTTGTTGTTCATAAGTCCACGCATACCAGCAAGCTGTGTAAAGTTTGATGAGTTTCCACGAGCTCCTGAGGTGAACATCATAAATAATGGGTTATCAATATCTGATTTTGTAACTTCTTTAAGTTCTTTTTCGATTGAGTCTTTAACTTTTGATCATTTTTGAATTGTTAAAGTATAACGCTCATCGTCTGTAAGGTAACCTTTTTCGAAGTACTTTCTAAGCTCATTAATGTAAGCGTCCCCTTCAGCGATTTTCTCTTTAGTTGTTTCTAAAGTAGTAATATCGTTCATTGAAATTGTTGTACCCGAAATTGTAGAGTATCTAAATCCAAGTTGTTTAATTTCGTCAAGGATTGAAGCCACATAGTTTGTATATTTAAATCAAACTTCTTCAAGAGCTCTTGTGTATTGATTAATGTCTCATTTGTTCATTAATTTTTCAAGTGATAATGGTGGTCTTGAAGTTTCATAGCTAATAATTTCAAAGCTTTCTTTGATGAATTTAGCGATTAATTCAGCGTGTGAACGAGGAATTGTATCACCATTGAAGTCTTTAAGGTAAAGACAATCTTCAAGACGGTTTTCGTAGTTGTATTCATCTGTATCGTTAATAACTTTTGCAACATCTTCGATATTTACAACTGCAACGTATTTTTCGTAAACTTTACGAACAATTTTAGCAATGTCTTTTTTAGAAAGACCGTAATTTACAGGAACATTTTTTAAGTATTCTTTAAAGTTTGTTCCATAGTCTAAAACATAATTATCTAAATTATCTTTTGAAGTATGAATTGATTCACTTTCAACAAATTTAACACTTCCATCAGCATTTGTTACTGCTTTTTGATCAACGTGTTTTCCGAAAATAAATTCAAAATCGCTTGGGAAAGCTCTATTAAGAATTAATTTACCAACTGTTGTAAATAAGTAAGGTTTATCTGTTTTTGAAGCTACAG
This genomic window from Mycoplasmopsis gallinacea contains:
- a CDS encoding M42 family metallopeptidase; its protein translation is MDKKYSKLAERLNVYMNIEAISRFEEPIVNELKKSIKSGFEISRDALGSVIFFKKSKRENAPKVMLAAHMDEVGYMVRSIQKNGNIMVTTVGGVWPNVVIGTKATVVTQSEGKRFVGVFGHTSIHILEREKFTKAIEAKELFVDLGFTSDEEVTKAGIAIGDPIYIAGETIEFANNIIGGKSMDNRAGVTALEAIANNIADLELDCDVYLVGTVQEEVGTRGAKTSVSIINPDVAFAVDTGAAHDTTGCIPGTPVLGKGVSILVKDGGTLPDPKLINYVMNVAKAKDIPAYKYVAEGGGTDAAELQYGCGGAAVMTISIPQRYLHSPIGLASLVDIQATVDLMTEFIKSYSPEEHDKLSYK
- a CDS encoding glycoside hydrolase family 1 protein is translated as MSKFPKNFLWGGATAANQLEGFYNQGGKGLSVTDALTGGDVDRPRRVTYIRDENAFYPNADAVKHYQFYKEDIALFAKMGFKCYRFSIAWSRIFPNGDDKVPNEEGLKFYDSLLDELIKYNIEPIVTISHYELPLNLALKYDGFKSRETIKFFENYVRVIFERYKDKVKYWITFNEINMPLLHPLGAFLSLGIIDKNANGISMNEWNVDLETKLQALHHQFVASAIATKIAHEEYPNFKIGCMLLMSTKYPYNCNPANVLAAQEKMNHRIYYAADVLVRGEYPYFAKKYWKDNGISLDITEQDLELLKHGTVDYFTFSYYSTSVEDVAGSAEKSKGGNFEFGLKNPYLKSSDWGWQIDPDGLRYTLNELYTRYQIPLFVSENGLGAIDVKNEDNTIEDDYRIAYLAEHVKAMEAAINDGVDLFGYTMWGCIDLVSATTGQFAKRYGFIYVDRHDDGTGDFARYPKKSFYWYKDLIENS
- a CDS encoding lipase family protein translates to MVKKIKKGFFALALALPLFALISAAKTINFPSTNTQKLTSETAQKIANGTIKLEGGFYDSLLLNQPILDPEADDDGDGIKNKDEIFTYFRDGTEYYGLNSHPRMQDTDGDGIIDSQDQNKLEWDLSPRDMLFFQELAYRETKTIFSMFNDDNFLDFKNDVQATLNLAEPGKYSNEKYMLNSYVNMQYELARFWKPVYIYDGPNGYNAIWFTNQSDFPWLKNQTLNVLAIRGTKGGGDLGADGKIFFGTRPAQLYENVNQASWYWQSWNLRNPKNVKNFKPENFNTKQLDWLNTQNVVKFAVTGHSLGGYLANGLAGYLKINKKDGAKSTNFLGSWTFNAPKNKDSEFEKAINEWIDAKMSHNYRTEGDSMGTWVGWFKNVEVVGPGGHSNAEFFKKDIVAKKFTNGIRKAAEVVENPQPQLLNLASTNKILNVRYIKRFSGNVVAEFANVFTNQKRFADKIKKGLPAGYSFVYPDRINNLSLDSHDVEINLDYHNLIYNFKLNGKIINTQQFGINVENVEAPVPTIPTNSNIRKKYVLKNLESIPVVTDFTKSATFNIDLEEVDNKADTTINFIDSATGQKLETTITKNTYLDENITFDSQWLNGDYKLTNPNTTITVGQVNNIEVTPINFIQNFNYFLNGKVVDRKTHASLKSQALTTPELPKNPNLHKGYRITSNTITNQTEEAQSWDVVLEEFELPKVNTTFNFTYNSEIISTQVINDWSDVLITKDRLVIPTHYLANSLEANYEANNTYTIELSKEQYTLTYKFMFGDSLVKSVDIVVPYNEEYTLPSVPTSNSNDFEYSLVNALEKVRNVDRSQTITVQLQKDTVTTVINFVYKNETIETAQIVKAPSYTVTMSDVHLPQGYMLENPGQTNITTGSENNIEVNLINRTSTFTLKEGDEVISTTKVTKRFDRKISASEIDIPNGFVLENTNQDFTPGENYDLSLIRNKYTLTYNFIYQNQVIKTETITVPYHKDYVVPTIPNSNSDDFVFEAQNSSNLEKIALVERDETINVDLVKKQTNTVIKYYDTNHLLIKTQTITKSPLYVVTQNDLVLPKNYILNSQVNITTGQVNEITLNKEKLRSLIKYFYKGFELANQLVVKDFDAFIHESDLILPTGYVLANKNHLSLKNGVEHTIELERQSFTVTYSFYDQEEKVGIETINVLYDESYALPPIPTSKNPDYDYVLHSDYKAVKHVTENLHFDVQLVRAVINTTVNYYFNNTLISTQTFTKAPSHEITISDLTVPSGYALVNKKAVIQKGDVNDLQLTDNVIQTKFIFINNNQEIDSITISQSDNSVIELGEITLPKGYRVSSSASKREFTPGSTYKVEVEKKTFEVVYKFVFENNVVAKEIVSVPYLESVPSVEIPDSGTNSFKYKLQGSWPSVNSVEDDQEVVINLVKDQVTTKINYFYEGQKISSQNFISYSGYPINKNDLLIPIYFELENENVMLQTGTENNLVLVPQKIKTTFVFRDKNQDVATQVVLIPFNGEISIQDINIPNGYVLNQETPTTFAPSEEYVLEVSKKQFTLKYRFIFNNKIIQENDVQVLYHESYQVPTFKETGNLVAPKNITVIENVENDQVIDVVLQDKNELDNKGYSMARWKVFLITISALIAPIGAIFLALKFIFKIW
- a CDS encoding dUTP diphosphatase, encoding MNLSKIFEMQKDLDKEFSIKTKQMHPNLTEQDIHIQRTLALIVEAGEFINEVQSFKYWKVNKNVNRELVLEEFADLVHFFVNFANTYNIEPIIEPLVLSDDINVQFQKLFLSISKIMYNKNTLLVKRRIKRSFRIALGAFVKLGFTYDDLFEFYKFKNEKNYQRIKNNY
- the rpoC gene encoding DNA-directed RNA polymerase subunit beta', which produces MSNFNQDNEAKKVINKITLSLATNDDITQWSNGEVTKAETINYKSYKPEKDGLFDELIFGPTTDYKCPVCGQKYKKSDENSTCSKTPACEKHKPKILPKITRRSRMGHIKLHNPVVHFWFFKIDHSIISKLLGLRVGDSDNVSKSDLEKLIYYKSHIVLESGELKSLQKNKIIDINDAANIYRSALEEMRGNYEVDSDEYEDINEALQNLIEYADSKTGKDYGIDFHEYNDIIHEYSDAKIGTGSQAIEYLLKNVNLEEEAKKVEEKINLINSANETLSTSQLQERGKLYKRLTIINSFIKSGQKPTSMLIYNLPVIPADLRPLVQLDGGRHSTSDVNELYRRIIIRNNRLAKWNESDAPMLIKQNEYRMIQEAVDALIDNIRKKPSPVSSKDGHPLKSISDALTGKKGRFRQNLLGKRVDYSGRSVIVVGPTLKIHEVGIPRDMAAKLFEPWIIREILKSDEGINSVKAAKKLVENLNPMIWPYVERAIEGRPVLLNRAPTLHRLSIQAFQPVLIRGKAIKLHPLVTTAFNADFDGDQMAVHVPVSDAAVREAKELMLASKNVLGPKDGEPIINPSQDMILGLYYLTIEKAGAKGEGNFYPNYDELMLAYENNYITLHTRVVMPVAALGKSSVASKTDKPYLFTTVGKLILNRAFPSDFEFIFGKHVDQKAVTNADGSVKFVESESIHTSKDNLDNYVLDYGTNFKEYLKNVPVNYGLSKKDIAKIVRKVYEKYVAVVNIEDVAKVINDTDEYNYENRLEDCLYLKDFNGDTIPRSHAELIAKFIKESFEIISYETSRPPLSLEKLMNKWDINQYTRALEEVWFKYTNYVASILDEIKQLGFRYSTISGTTISMNDITTLETTKEKIAEGDAYINELRKYFEKGYLTDDERYTLTIQKWSKVKDSIEKELKEVTKSDIDNPLFMMFTSGARGNSSNFTQLAGMRGLMNNNTKILKADAENDRVVRSTVEIPVKSSFLDGLSAYEFYSSTHGARKGLTDTALNTAKSGYLTRRLVDVAQGIVVREEDCGSDFGFVVKDIKDTKTDTVIESLAERIEGRFTNKDIYDENGNVVVKSNTFITPEIATLITKKYGKEEVEIRSVLSCHTRNGVCKKCYGKDLASNRIVNIGEAVGIVAAQSIGEPGTQLTMRTFHTGGVAGVEDITGGFGRLIELIDAFDAPWGRPAVISKVTGEVTAIYNSKNKEGKDTDTILIEVTYKNKDGNLEKEVHNGKVSQKLRVKVGDHVFSGQKLLEGPIILNQLLQYADTRAVQNYLLKEIQRLYRLQGITISDKYIEIIIRQMLSKIMITDSGDSSFFTGSLVDMFVYQRENGRLLAQGKRPAFGEVKIRGAKQTPLLSDSFLSAASYQETAKVLVNSAISNRVDHLHGLKENIILGRKIPAGTNSNYELKGKYDIRDPRSYFQDKFDPQNIVPQLSLENVDFDLSDLEIEDFQGQETFGSDDFEFDNFEE